The following coding sequences are from one Paenibacillus tundrae window:
- a CDS encoding ring-cleaving dioxygenase produces MFRTSGIHHVTAFVDDAQKNVDFYAGVLALRLVKKTINFDAPDVYHLYYGNEGGAPGTIITFFPQQNARRGVIGSGQTGVTVYAIPVGSLPFWKERLASFDIPFENKTRFGEQYIRFFDKGGLLLELVEREEGQPSQWTFNGVTPEHAIKGFGGAVLFTHVPEKTIDVLETMLGLEQVGEEDGIIRLRATGDIGQLIDIQSTGIQRGIGGAGTVHHIAWRAKDYTEHEQVQKDLEQAGYYPTPVIDRQYFNAVYFREPGGILFELATDPPGFARDEPQESMGEKLMLPEWYEPQREQIEQMLPPIQVREWKGDAKS; encoded by the coding sequence ATGTTCAGAACTTCAGGAATTCACCATGTTACCGCTTTTGTAGACGATGCACAGAAAAATGTTGATTTTTACGCCGGTGTACTGGCTCTGAGATTGGTGAAAAAAACAATTAACTTCGATGCACCCGATGTGTATCATCTGTATTACGGGAATGAAGGCGGAGCGCCTGGAACGATCATCACGTTCTTCCCACAGCAGAATGCAAGAAGAGGCGTCATTGGTTCTGGTCAAACAGGGGTAACGGTCTATGCGATTCCGGTAGGCAGCTTGCCTTTCTGGAAAGAGCGTCTTGCTTCATTCGATATTCCTTTTGAAAATAAAACACGGTTTGGCGAGCAGTACATTCGTTTCTTCGATAAAGGCGGTCTGCTGCTTGAACTGGTTGAACGTGAAGAAGGTCAGCCTAGCCAGTGGACATTTAATGGTGTAACGCCAGAGCACGCGATCAAAGGCTTTGGAGGTGCGGTATTATTCACTCATGTACCTGAAAAAACAATTGATGTGCTGGAAACGATGCTTGGTCTGGAGCAAGTCGGTGAAGAGGATGGAATTATTCGTCTACGTGCCACAGGAGACATCGGTCAACTCATCGACATTCAATCGACAGGCATCCAGCGCGGGATCGGTGGAGCTGGAACGGTACACCATATTGCATGGCGTGCTAAAGACTACACAGAGCATGAACAAGTACAGAAAGATCTGGAGCAAGCAGGCTACTATCCAACGCCGGTCATTGACCGTCAGTATTTCAACGCCGTGTATTTCAGAGAACCAGGAGGTATACTGTTCGAGCTGGCTACCGATCCTCCAGGATTTGCACGGGATGAACCACAGGAGAGCATGGGTGAGAAATTAATGTTGCCTGAATGGTACGAACCACAACGTGAACAGATTGAACAGATGTTGCCACCAATTCAAGTACGGGAATGGAAAGGAGACGCAAAATCATGA
- a CDS encoding alpha/beta hydrolase, with protein MKHIYKAGSQPDAPTLLLLHGTGGTENDLVGLAEMIAPGAGILGVRGNVSENGMPRFFRRLAEGVFDEPDLIARTAELGAFIDAAAVEYGFDRSNVIALGYSNGANIAASLIFHQADVFKGAILHHPMVPLRGLELPDLKGLPVYIGAGENDPIVPKRETEELASLLSEAGATVHMHWERQGHQLTRTEAEAAAAWFASQV; from the coding sequence ATGAAACATATTTACAAAGCAGGCTCACAGCCTGATGCACCTACATTGCTCTTGCTTCACGGCACAGGAGGCACGGAAAATGATCTAGTCGGCCTGGCTGAGATGATTGCACCTGGAGCTGGTATTCTGGGGGTACGTGGAAATGTATCTGAAAACGGTATGCCTCGCTTCTTCCGTCGTTTAGCCGAAGGTGTATTTGATGAACCAGATCTGATCGCACGGACAGCAGAACTTGGCGCGTTCATTGATGCAGCAGCTGTAGAATATGGCTTTGACCGCTCGAATGTCATTGCCCTTGGTTACTCCAATGGAGCCAATATTGCTGCAAGCCTAATCTTCCATCAGGCGGATGTGTTCAAAGGAGCCATTCTGCATCATCCTATGGTACCACTGCGTGGACTTGAGCTGCCTGATCTGAAAGGCTTGCCTGTATACATTGGAGCAGGAGAGAATGATCCTATCGTGCCTAAAAGGGAAACCGAAGAGCTGGCGAGCTTGCTAAGCGAAGCTGGAGCAACAGTCCACATGCACTGGGAGCGTCAGGGACATCAGCTTACACGTACCGAGGCAGAAGCTGCAGCAGCATGGTTTGCGTCTCAGGTATGA
- a CDS encoding beta-glucosidase family protein yields the protein MERNIKELVQRMTLEEKAGMCSGLDFWHLKGVERLGIPSIMVTDGPHGLRKQDSSADHLGLTASVPATCFPSAAGLASSWDTELARQVGVALGEECQAEDVAVLLGPGVNIKRSPLGGRNFEYFSEDPLLSTRMAAGHIKGVQSQGVGTSLKHFAVNNQEERRMSIDAIVDERTLREIYLASFEGAVKDAQPWTVMNSYNKVNGTYAGENEWLLTDILKDEWGHEGIVVSDWGAVNERADALAAGMELEMPASGGIGERKVIDAVENGELSLEKLDRAVERLLELIFKAVDHKKENATYDKEEHHQLARKVASESMVLLKNEEGILPLQREGSVALIGAFARKPRFQGGGSSHINPTQVDDIVDEMTRVAGEEVKLTYAPGYRIEADDVDESLMADAIQTAQAADTAIVFVGLPDRYESEGYDRSHLRLPDNHIRLIEEVAKVQPRVIVVLSNGSPVEMPWLPKVQAVLEAYLGGQAVGGAIAVLLYGEVNPSGKLAETFPAQLSHNPSYLNFPGEGDRVEYREGIFVGYRYYDTKQIDPLFPFGYGLSYTTFEYADLTVNRTKLTDQDEVQVSVRVTNTGDRAGKEIVQLYIRDVESTVIRPAKELKAFAKIQLEPGESKVIGFTLDKRSFAYYNVDMQDWHVETGEFEIQVGSSSRDIHLHTRVTVESTATFIPTYTRNSTLGDIQRDPANKKLLEQALKQFQEASGFGGDDAGDHADMMDAMMKYMPLRALVAFSGGAMSEEDMNELLEKLNNKDHGIRA from the coding sequence ATGGAACGAAACATCAAAGAATTGGTACAGCGGATGACTTTGGAAGAAAAAGCGGGCATGTGCTCAGGTCTCGATTTCTGGCATCTGAAAGGGGTGGAGCGTCTCGGTATCCCATCCATCATGGTAACGGACGGGCCCCATGGATTACGTAAGCAGGATTCCAGTGCTGATCATCTGGGACTGACAGCAAGTGTGCCTGCAACGTGTTTCCCATCCGCCGCAGGACTGGCAAGTTCATGGGACACCGAGTTAGCGCGTCAGGTCGGCGTTGCTCTAGGGGAGGAATGTCAGGCGGAGGACGTTGCCGTACTGCTTGGGCCAGGTGTTAACATTAAACGTTCACCACTAGGTGGGCGTAACTTTGAATATTTTTCCGAAGATCCCTTGTTGTCCACACGTATGGCCGCGGGTCATATTAAGGGAGTACAGAGTCAGGGTGTAGGCACGTCATTGAAACATTTTGCTGTGAACAATCAGGAAGAGCGACGCATGTCGATTGATGCCATTGTAGATGAACGAACGTTGCGTGAGATTTATCTTGCGAGCTTCGAGGGTGCAGTGAAGGATGCTCAGCCGTGGACGGTAATGAACTCCTATAACAAGGTCAATGGAACCTATGCGGGTGAGAATGAGTGGCTGCTTACGGATATTCTCAAAGACGAATGGGGTCATGAAGGCATTGTTGTGTCAGACTGGGGTGCTGTGAACGAACGTGCGGATGCTCTGGCGGCAGGAATGGAACTGGAGATGCCGGCAAGCGGCGGAATTGGTGAACGTAAGGTCATTGATGCTGTAGAGAACGGTGAACTGTCTCTGGAGAAGCTGGATCGGGCAGTGGAGCGATTGCTTGAACTGATCTTCAAAGCGGTGGATCATAAGAAGGAAAATGCAACATATGACAAAGAGGAGCATCATCAGCTTGCGCGGAAGGTCGCTTCGGAGAGTATGGTTTTGCTGAAAAATGAGGAGGGCATCTTACCACTACAACGCGAAGGTTCTGTTGCACTTATCGGTGCCTTTGCACGTAAACCACGCTTCCAGGGAGGTGGCAGCTCTCATATTAATCCAACCCAAGTGGATGATATTGTGGATGAGATGACGCGTGTGGCGGGTGAAGAGGTGAAGCTCACCTACGCACCAGGGTACCGAATTGAAGCAGATGATGTAGATGAGTCATTGATGGCTGATGCGATTCAGACGGCTCAGGCGGCGGACACGGCAATTGTGTTCGTAGGACTGCCAGACCGCTATGAATCAGAAGGGTATGATCGTTCGCATCTGCGCTTGCCAGACAATCATATCCGTCTCATTGAAGAGGTAGCTAAGGTACAACCACGTGTCATCGTCGTCCTAAGTAACGGGTCACCTGTGGAAATGCCATGGTTGCCGAAGGTACAAGCTGTGCTTGAAGCATATTTAGGTGGTCAAGCTGTCGGTGGTGCAATTGCTGTTCTATTATACGGTGAGGTAAATCCATCGGGTAAACTGGCAGAGACATTCCCTGCGCAGCTTAGTCATAATCCATCTTATCTTAATTTCCCGGGTGAAGGTGATCGGGTTGAATACCGTGAAGGAATTTTTGTAGGATATCGATATTATGACACCAAGCAGATTGATCCCTTGTTCCCATTTGGATACGGTCTGAGTTATACGACGTTTGAATATGCTGATCTCACCGTGAATCGGACGAAACTGACGGATCAGGATGAGGTACAGGTAAGTGTTCGTGTAACCAACACAGGGGACAGAGCCGGTAAAGAAATCGTACAGCTCTATATCCGTGATGTAGAGAGCACTGTTATTCGTCCAGCCAAGGAGTTAAAGGCATTCGCCAAAATTCAGCTGGAGCCAGGTGAATCGAAGGTGATTGGCTTCACCTTGGATAAGCGCTCGTTCGCTTATTATAATGTGGACATGCAGGATTGGCATGTAGAGACGGGAGAGTTCGAGATTCAGGTGGGAAGTTCTTCACGGGACATTCATTTACACACACGAGTGACCGTAGAATCGACGGCGACCTTTATCCCGACGTATACACGTAATAGTACACTTGGCGATATTCAGCGCGATCCTGCCAATAAGAAGCTACTGGAGCAGGCATTGAAGCAATTCCAGGAAGCAAGCGGCTTTGGCGGTGACGATGCTGGAGACCATGCAGATATGATGGATGCCATGATGAAATATATGCCGCTACGTGCTCTCGTTGCCTTTAGTGGCGGGGCTATGAGCGAAGAAGACATGAACGAGTTGTTGGAGAAACTGAACAACAAGGATCACGGCATTCGAGCATAA
- a CDS encoding alpha/beta fold hydrolase: protein MDHRPSLHTFGSSAYIQARDGRKLHYMSKGAGELTVVFESGMGLSRSTWGLVAPAIAEHARTVVYDRAGAGRSEVDSAPRSLKRMAEDLGDLLSALGPGPFILVGHSWGGPIVRTAAAANISQLRGIVLVDPSDEHCELYFSSLAKKSFALNGFLIPIMAHTGLYRLLGSKAGKVQPDDVVADHLQEDFTVQAAKTMLAEGKTFLDDMTALLSKPPVLGDLEVSVISGTKPSKGEGKIRPALIAAHRQTVSKLSNARWIGADQSGHTVMYTDPQVIIDEIVRMINNASSGATIEQK, encoded by the coding sequence ATGGATCATCGTCCTAGCTTACATACATTTGGTTCAAGTGCATATATTCAGGCCCGTGATGGTCGCAAGCTACATTATATGTCCAAAGGAGCAGGCGAACTGACCGTGGTATTTGAATCCGGTATGGGGCTCTCGAGATCTACCTGGGGCTTGGTTGCACCAGCTATTGCTGAGCACGCACGAACAGTCGTATATGATAGAGCAGGGGCGGGACGAAGTGAAGTAGATTCTGCTCCGCGCAGTCTGAAACGAATGGCAGAAGATCTGGGGGATTTGTTATCTGCACTGGGGCCAGGGCCGTTCATTCTTGTTGGGCATAGCTGGGGTGGGCCAATTGTGCGAACTGCTGCAGCTGCGAATATATCCCAACTACGTGGAATTGTACTGGTGGATCCATCAGATGAGCATTGCGAGTTGTATTTCTCCAGCCTAGCTAAAAAAAGCTTTGCCTTGAATGGCTTTCTTATTCCAATTATGGCACATACGGGCTTATATCGCTTGCTCGGAAGTAAGGCTGGAAAGGTTCAGCCTGATGATGTTGTAGCAGATCATCTCCAAGAAGATTTCACTGTACAGGCAGCAAAAACGATGCTTGCCGAAGGCAAAACGTTTCTGGATGATATGACCGCACTATTGTCAAAACCACCCGTTCTAGGTGATCTGGAGGTCAGCGTGATCTCAGGTACGAAGCCAAGCAAGGGTGAAGGGAAGATTAGACCTGCTCTCATTGCGGCGCATCGTCAGACTGTGAGTAAGCTATCCAATGCGAGATGGATTGGCGCAGATCAGTCCGGTCATACGGTTATGTATACAGATCCACAGGTCATTATTGATGAAATTGTACGAATGATAAATAATGCGAGCTCAGGCGCAACAATAGAGCAAAAGTGA